From Diabrotica undecimpunctata isolate CICGRU unplaced genomic scaffold, icDiaUnde3 ctg00001285.1, whole genome shotgun sequence, the proteins below share one genomic window:
- the LOC140431513 gene encoding LOW QUALITY PROTEIN: NADH-ubiquinone oxidoreductase chain 6-like (The sequence of the model RefSeq protein was modified relative to this genomic sequence to represent the inferred CDS: substituted 1 base at 1 genomic stop codon) has protein sequence DLSFKTSDIQKLASLISKINILHKLISDILTIITLIITCSILFIIFNHPLTCGLILLIQTILTSIITGIINYNYXFSYILFLIIVGGILILFIYITRIASNEKFKFNFKIIIILITILILIFIIRTILDYFYFNSIIKISEIINQSYSINNKLSLTKYFNFPNNLIIILIIIYLFITLIAIVKITKFSYGPLRQKF, from the coding sequence GATTTATCTTTTAAAACTTCAGATATACAAAAACTTGCTTCATTAAtctccaaaattaatattttacataaactaaTATCtgatattttaactataattacTCTTATAATTACTTgctcaattttatttataatatttaaccACCCTTTAACTTGTGGGTTAATATTACTTATACAAACAATTTTAACTTCAATTATTACAggaataataaattataactattGATTTTCctatattctatttttaattatagTGGGAGGAATAttaattctttttatttatataacaagAATTGCatcaaatgaaaaatttaaatttaattttaaaataataataatcttaataacaattttaattttaatatttataataagaaCAATATTagattacttttattttaattcaataataaaaatttctgaaATAATTAATCAATcatattcaataaataataaattatcattaactaaatattttaattttccaaaTAACTTAATTATAATTctcataattatttatttatttattaccttAATTGCAATtgttaaaattactaaattttcTTATGGACCTTTACGACAAAAATTCTAA